In Bacteroidia bacterium, a genomic segment contains:
- a CDS encoding DNA-3-methyladenine glycosylase I: protein MIRCPWCLKDELYIKYHDEEWGNPVHDDKKHFEFLILETFQAGLSWHTILKKRENFRNAFDGFDVIKVSKYNENKIESLLQDAGIIRYRLKIESAIANAKAFIAVQKEFGTFDKYIWNFVNNMPIKNKLKSMSEIPAKTELSDKVSADMKKRGFKFVGSTTIYAHLQAIGVVNDHLVNCFRFK from the coding sequence ATCATCCGTTGTCCCTGGTGTTTAAAAGATGAACTTTATATAAAGTATCACGATGAGGAATGGGGAAATCCTGTACATGATGATAAAAAACATTTTGAATTTTTAATTCTTGAAACTTTTCAGGCCGGGCTTAGCTGGCATACTATTTTAAAGAAACGAGAGAATTTTCGAAATGCTTTTGATGGGTTTGATGTTATAAAGGTAAGTAAGTACAATGAAAATAAGATAGAGTCATTGCTGCAAGATGCCGGAATAATTAGATACAGACTTAAAATTGAATCTGCTATTGCAAATGCAAAGGCATTTATAGCTGTACAAAAAGAATTTGGAACATTTGATAAATATATTTGGAATTTTGTTAATAATATGCCAATAAAAAATAAGTTGAAATCAATGTCAGAAATTCCTGCAAAAACAGAATTATCTGATAAAGTTAGTGCAGATATGAAAAAGCGTGGATTTAAATTTGTTGGTTCAACAACTATATATGCGCATTTACAGGCTATTGGTGTTGTTAATGATCATTTAGTTAATTGTTTTAGATTTAAGTAA
- a CDS encoding T9SS type A sorting domain-containing protein, producing the protein MKNKFIYALIIFAFYSANCFSQYGGSLVFYSNIDFESTLDTNLKIIFNNDTNDLWQIGRPNKSFANSSYTLPNAIITDTISPFIGQNDSWFDIKINTHLWMGQAMQLDFLHKYENDSLHSKCFVEISYDQGFSWLNVIENQNVGMGQIYYDNLYSSNDTSEFGVAGFSGNCNDWQFSSVYWIWEASAKNICDTVIVRFHFISDSLATTGGGWVIDNIHILGFINAWSIPKNFENSDIVIYPNPIVDQAVIEFKNPIKKLFIYDRVGRMVLSEDICNDYFIIKKEELGSGVFVIKLLNNNGKESTKTIVIE; encoded by the coding sequence ATGAAAAATAAATTTATTTATGCTCTGATTATTTTTGCTTTTTATAGTGCCAATTGTTTTTCTCAATATGGAGGTAGTTTAGTATTTTATTCAAATATTGATTTTGAAAGTACGTTAGATACCAATTTGAAAATTATTTTTAATAATGACACTAATGACCTTTGGCAAATTGGAAGACCTAATAAATCTTTTGCAAATTCTTCATATACCCTTCCAAATGCTATAATTACCGATACTATATCTCCTTTTATAGGTCAAAATGATTCATGGTTTGATATTAAAATTAATACCCATCTTTGGATGGGGCAAGCAATGCAACTTGATTTTTTACATAAGTATGAGAATGACAGTTTACATTCAAAATGTTTTGTTGAAATAAGTTATGATCAAGGATTTTCGTGGTTAAATGTTATTGAAAATCAGAATGTTGGAATGGGGCAGATTTATTATGATAATTTATATTCATCAAATGACACTTCCGAATTTGGAGTAGCTGGTTTTTCAGGTAATTGTAATGATTGGCAATTTAGTAGTGTTTATTGGATTTGGGAAGCCTCTGCAAAAAATATTTGTGATACTGTTATAGTTAGGTTTCATTTTATTAGCGATTCTCTTGCTACTACTGGTGGCGGTTGGGTTATTGATAATATTCATATTCTCGGATTTATTAATGCTTGGAGTATTCCAAAGAATTTTGAAAACTCAGATATTGTTATTTACCCAAATCCAATAGTTGATCAGGCAGTTATTGAATTCAAAAATCCTATAAAAAAGCTGTTTATATATGATAGAGTTGGGCGAATGGTTTTATCAGAAGATATTTGTAATGATTATTTTATAATAAAGAAAGAGGAACTCGGAAGTGGTGTGTTTGTAATAAAATTATTAAATAATAATGGAAAAGAGAGTACGAAAACAATTGTTATTGAATAA
- a CDS encoding SIMPL domain-containing protein, whose protein sequence is MKKITFTFILFALIASPILCLSQAAGNWYFNQKKSGNISNFDDGLINNNANEAAYYRQSQQQAYYPSYSSNDTSFTVDAKVMMNVKADEYVIIFATSQVGETIENCHDVINKRIEAFVASLLPLNVKKEDIYVDFISQFPIFEVEVEKKLFSKTYNEVPKGFEVRKNIHLRYKDSKIVEQMLIKASQNEIYDIVKVDYVINNSQAVYDSIRATCVRIINEKAKEYKKLGVKFDSKYQTVNDNISSTYPLDRYSTFSEFVKYTGDQTKPGSKSLPRSNVPALYYDKKAYSGYDLVINPAVIEPVVQFTCNLTVKFVLKKQ, encoded by the coding sequence ATGAAAAAAATAACTTTTACATTTATTTTATTTGCATTAATTGCTTCGCCAATACTTTGCTTAAGTCAGGCTGCAGGAAACTGGTATTTTAACCAGAAAAAATCCGGAAATATTAGCAATTTTGATGATGGTTTAATTAATAATAATGCAAATGAAGCTGCTTATTATCGTCAGTCTCAGCAACAGGCATATTATCCATCTTACTCATCAAATGATACTTCTTTTACTGTTGATGCAAAAGTTATGATGAATGTTAAAGCAGATGAGTATGTTATTATTTTTGCTACATCTCAAGTAGGAGAGACCATTGAAAATTGCCATGATGTAATTAATAAAAGAATTGAAGCATTCGTAGCAAGCTTACTTCCTTTAAATGTTAAAAAGGAAGATATATATGTTGATTTTATTTCACAATTTCCAATATTTGAAGTTGAAGTTGAGAAAAAACTTTTTAGTAAGACATATAATGAAGTACCCAAAGGTTTTGAAGTTCGTAAAAATATTCATCTTAGGTATAAAGATTCTAAAATTGTGGAGCAAATGCTTATTAAAGCATCACAAAATGAAATTTACGACATAGTTAAAGTTGATTATGTTATTAATAATTCTCAGGCAGTTTATGATTCCATAAGAGCTACTTGTGTTAGAATAATTAATGAAAAAGCAAAAGAATACAAAAAACTTGGTGTTAAATTCGATTCAAAATATCAGACTGTTAATGATAATATTTCCAGTACTTATCCTTTGGACAGATATTCTACTTTTTCTGAATTTGTGAAATACACCGGAGATCAAACAAAGCCAGGAAGTAAATCGTTACCACGCTCAAATGTTCCTGCACTTTATTACGATAAAAAAGCTTATTCAGGTTATGATTTAGTAATAAATCCAGCAGTTATCGAACCTGTTGTGCAATTTACTTGCAATTTAACTGTGAAGTTTGTTTTGAAAAAACAGTAA
- a CDS encoding T9SS type A sorting domain-containing protein has protein sequence MFTTFFAKAQVNDQCSGAITVTCGNSYSGTTVGATTTNDPTGSCGTSVDGPGVWYKFIGTGNSVTASLCGSSYDTKLHIFSGTCASYICVDGNDDFCSLQSEVSFNTTVGVTYYIFVSGYSSNTGAYTLAINCCTPSVPGITTNPTPSNGSININSCSLDFFWTAPANSGCNAATSYDFYFGTSATPPFISNLTTTSYAIPNALSDNTTYYWKVVSINALGSAVGSTTWSFTTGTSTNQYYCLYNSAINYPTAGPNCVQLTSAASTQNGCAWNRNKISFASAFDYSVQMYFGATAGGADGCAFVFQNSPQGISQCGSTGGQLGAGGIPNAVVVEFDTYDNDFPTHNYDMSVDHTAIEIDGDMQGPGAPLAGPVQADPLDGLLADGLLHTLRVTWNPAAPNLLSVYVDGSLRISRTYDFVNNVFGGNPNVWWGFTGSTGLLANQQYFCPVSIPLPVNIINFSANCFEGKNQLVWETSSETNNDFFTVERSEDGRIFQKITEVDGAGNSNDITHYSWIDYNPLEGNSYYRLSQTDYDGKTEIFPLKNINCKPSLTELNIKTVFNSDKKIFAEFEISASGDYTIEILNLLGEKINTKNLFLDKGLINTDFNVTDFKSGIYVLSIYDNNQTAVKKFIIQ, from the coding sequence ATGTTCACGACGTTTTTTGCAAAAGCACAAGTAAACGATCAATGCTCAGGAGCAATTACAGTAACATGTGGAAATTCCTATTCCGGAACTACTGTTGGCGCAACAACTACGAATGATCCTACAGGTTCTTGTGGTACATCGGTTGATGGACCGGGAGTATGGTATAAATTTATTGGAACCGGAAATTCAGTAACTGCAAGTTTATGTGGAAGTTCATATGACACAAAATTACATATATTCTCAGGAACATGTGCATCTTATATTTGTGTTGATGGAAATGATGATTTCTGCAGCTTACAATCCGAAGTCAGTTTCAATACCACAGTTGGCGTTACATATTATATTTTTGTAAGTGGTTATTCATCAAATACTGGTGCATATACTTTAGCCATTAATTGTTGTACACCTTCAGTTCCCGGTATAACTACAAATCCTACTCCATCAAATGGCTCAATAAATATTAATTCATGCAGTCTTGATTTTTTCTGGACAGCTCCTGCTAATTCAGGCTGTAATGCTGCAACTTCTTATGATTTTTATTTTGGAACATCTGCAACTCCACCTTTTATTTCAAATCTTACAACAACTTCTTACGCTATTCCAAATGCACTTTCCGACAACACTACTTATTACTGGAAAGTTGTATCAATAAATGCTCTTGGTTCTGCAGTGGGATCTACAACATGGAGCTTTACAACGGGAACATCAACAAATCAATATTATTGCCTGTATAATAGTGCAATTAATTATCCTACTGCCGGTCCAAATTGTGTACAGCTTACTTCAGCAGCATCAACACAAAACGGATGTGCATGGAATAGAAATAAAATATCGTTTGCAAGTGCTTTTGATTACTCAGTTCAAATGTATTTTGGTGCAACAGCTGGTGGAGCAGATGGATGTGCTTTTGTATTTCAGAACTCACCTCAAGGAATTAGTCAGTGTGGCTCAACCGGTGGTCAGTTGGGTGCCGGAGGAATACCTAATGCAGTTGTTGTTGAATTTGACACATATGACAATGACTTCCCTACTCATAATTACGATATGTCAGTTGACCATACTGCTATTGAAATTGATGGTGATATGCAAGGCCCTGGAGCACCTTTAGCCGGACCTGTTCAAGCCGACCCATTAGATGGTTTATTAGCTGACGGTTTATTACATACACTTCGAGTAACATGGAATCCTGCAGCACCAAACCTATTAAGCGTTTACGTTGATGGAAGTTTAAGAATTTCACGCACTTATGATTTTGTAAATAATGTATTTGGAGGCAATCCTAATGTTTGGTGGGGGTTTACAGGTTCAACAGGACTACTTGCCAATCAGCAATACTTTTGTCCTGTTTCAATTCCTTTACCAGTAAATATTATTAATTTTTCTGCAAATTGTTTTGAAGGAAAAAATCAACTAGTATGGGAAACAAGTTCTGAAACAAATAATGATTTTTTTACAGTTGAAAGATCTGAAGATGGCAGAATATTTCAAAAAATAACAGAAGTAGATGGTGCAGGAAACTCAAATGATATAACACACTACAGTTGGATTGATTATAACCCATTAGAAGGGAACTCATATTACCGGCTGTCTCAAACAGACTATGATGGAAAAACTGAAATATTCCCTCTTAAAAATATAAACTGTAAACCATCTTTAACTGAATTAAATATTAAAACAGTTTTTAATTCAGATAAAAAGATATTTGCTGAATTTGAAATATCAGCTTCCGGAGATTATACAATAGAAATATTAAACTTACTTGGAGAAAAAATAAATACAAAAAACTTATTTCTAGATAAAGGATTAATTAATACTGATTTTAATGTTACAGATTTTAAGTCTGGGATATACGTATTATCAATTTATGATAATAACCAAACTGCTGTTAAAAAATTCATTATTCAGTAG
- a CDS encoding acyloxyacyl hydrolase, translated as MRKSTIIIFFIFLVCTAFGQEIFTKRISYNINYRYGFIIPHRSSMVYLIEDHVRSWDLSISVKTKGEKPWQVLYRTPDLGIGCYRANLGNSKYLGTATAAFLFIKIPIVKKKNFNLSYSMGEGLAFLSNPFNKEDNIYNVAIGSHANAFIDLGLFSEMQILKNLQIVTGFHFTHYSNGAWRKPNLGFNIPSLKAGLKFTLSNSTEIDKTKIKELKASFVRKNEYSITLSKGVRENPPPNGKKFYTTTVSINAERLFNLKRKFGSGLDVFYDPSLESRIVSDSIVFKPLYNFRSGLHLSYDLMFNRISFTMQAGAYFFTKAYDDGFVYSRLGLRVKVWKNITASLTLKTHFVKADVIEWGIGYSFYK; from the coding sequence GTGAGGAAATCTACAATAATTATATTTTTTATTTTTCTTGTTTGTACAGCCTTTGGTCAGGAAATATTTACAAAAAGAATTTCATATAATATAAATTATAGGTATGGATTTATTATTCCTCATCGTTCTTCAATGGTATATTTAATTGAGGATCACGTAAGATCATGGGATCTTTCAATCTCGGTTAAAACAAAAGGAGAAAAACCATGGCAGGTTTTATATAGAACACCTGATTTAGGTATAGGTTGTTATAGGGCAAATTTAGGCAATTCTAAATATTTAGGTACAGCAACAGCAGCATTTTTGTTTATAAAAATTCCTATTGTTAAAAAGAAAAATTTTAATTTATCATATTCAATGGGAGAGGGGCTTGCATTTTTGTCAAATCCATTTAATAAAGAAGATAATATATATAATGTTGCAATTGGTTCTCATGCAAATGCTTTTATTGATTTAGGGTTGTTTTCGGAAATGCAAATATTGAAAAATCTGCAAATTGTTACAGGTTTCCATTTTACTCATTATTCAAATGGAGCATGGCGAAAACCAAATCTGGGGTTTAATATTCCTTCATTAAAAGCTGGATTAAAATTTACATTAAGCAATTCAACTGAGATTGATAAAACCAAGATTAAAGAGTTAAAAGCTTCTTTTGTAAGAAAAAATGAATATAGTATAACATTATCCAAAGGTGTTCGTGAAAATCCTCCACCAAATGGTAAGAAGTTTTATACAACAACTGTTAGTATTAATGCCGAACGACTTTTTAATCTAAAAAGAAAATTCGGATCAGGCTTGGATGTATTTTACGATCCTTCTTTAGAATCGAGAATAGTAAGTGATAGCATTGTTTTTAAGCCATTATATAATTTCAGGTCCGGTTTGCATTTGTCTTATGATTTAATGTTTAATCGAATTTCATTTACTATGCAGGCTGGTGCTTATTTCTTTACTAAGGCTTATGATGACGGATTTGTATATAGTAGATTGGGTTTACGTGTAAAAGTATGGAAAAATATTACTGCATCTCTAACTTTAAAAACACATTTTGTTAAGGCTGATGTCATTGAATGGGGAATAGGATATAGTTTTTATAAATAA
- the pyk gene encoding pyruvate kinase, with product MKPTLSRTKIIATMGPASSPKDVLKEMIINGLDVCRLNFSHGKHVEHLKVMNTIREINSEIHSNVAILADLQGPKLRVGDMENNGVMLDDGQSFNIVTIDCLGTKEKAYLTYEEFPKDVAVNDEILIDDGKIKLRVTNTNRKDTVETVVINGGILSSHKGVNLPNTKVSLPCLTEKDLKDLDFALEHNVDWVALSFVRTVTDIVEIKEIIRKKKKHALVIAKIEKPEAIAEIDNIIDMTDAIMIARGDLGVEVAFDRVPLIQKEIVKKCIEQSKPVIIATQMLESMVTAFRPTRAEATDCANAVLDGADCLMLSGETSVGKFPVGTIQAMESIIHYTEDAAYRFNRDHAPKEMSRTFLSDSICHTACRLAEQSKAKAIITFSYSGYTAFQIAAHRPKARVIVFTSNKELVSKLSLVWGVTVFYTDHFNSIDNAIDYSILTLVEKGFIKNEDIVVHAASTPLHEKGRTNMVKLSYVKA from the coding sequence ATGAAACCGACTTTATCAAGAACAAAGATTATTGCAACAATGGGACCTGCATCTTCGCCAAAAGATGTACTTAAAGAAATGATTATAAATGGTCTTGACGTATGTCGTTTAAACTTTTCTCACGGAAAACATGTAGAACATTTGAAAGTAATGAATACTATCCGTGAAATAAATTCTGAAATTCATTCTAATGTTGCAATACTTGCAGATTTACAAGGTCCGAAACTTCGCGTTGGCGACATGGAAAATAATGGTGTAATGCTAGATGATGGTCAATCTTTTAATATTGTTACCATTGATTGCCTTGGAACTAAAGAAAAGGCATATCTTACTTATGAAGAGTTCCCAAAGGATGTTGCGGTTAATGATGAGATACTTATAGATGATGGAAAAATTAAACTTCGCGTAACAAATACAAACCGCAAAGATACTGTTGAGACTGTTGTTATAAACGGAGGAATTCTTTCTTCGCATAAAGGTGTAAATTTACCTAATACTAAAGTTTCACTTCCGTGTCTTACTGAAAAAGACTTGAAAGATCTGGATTTTGCATTAGAGCATAATGTTGATTGGGTTGCATTATCATTTGTAAGAACAGTTACAGATATTGTTGAGATTAAAGAAATCATAAGAAAAAAGAAAAAGCATGCTTTAGTTATTGCTAAAATAGAAAAGCCTGAAGCAATTGCAGAAATAGATAACATTATAGATATGACAGATGCTATAATGATTGCAAGAGGTGATTTAGGCGTTGAAGTTGCTTTTGACAGAGTTCCTTTAATTCAGAAAGAAATAGTAAAAAAATGTATAGAACAATCTAAACCTGTAATTATTGCAACACAAATGCTCGAAAGTATGGTAACTGCTTTCAGACCAACAAGAGCAGAAGCTACAGACTGTGCTAATGCTGTTTTAGATGGTGCTGATTGTTTAATGTTAAGTGGTGAAACTTCAGTAGGTAAATTTCCTGTAGGAACTATTCAGGCAATGGAAAGTATTATTCATTATACTGAAGATGCAGCGTACCGTTTTAACAGAGATCATGCTCCAAAGGAAATGTCGCGTACATTTCTTTCAGATTCAATTTGTCATACAGCATGCCGTTTAGCAGAACAGTCAAAAGCAAAAGCAATTATTACATTTAGTTACTCTGGTTATACTGCATTTCAAATTGCTGCACACAGACCAAAAGCAAGAGTAATTGTATTTACCAGTAATAAAGAACTTGTTTCAAAACTTTCACTTGTGTGGGGTGTTACTGTTTTCTATACAGATCATTTTAATAGTATTGATAATGCTATTGATTATTCAATTCTGACTTTAGTTGAGAAAGGATTCATAAAGAATGAAGATATAGTTGTTCATGCGGCAAGTACACCTTTACATGAAAAAGGCAGAACAAATATGGTAAAGCTTAGCTATGTTAAAGCATAA
- the tnpA gene encoding IS200/IS605 family transposase translates to MPYTKVMIHFIWATKYRMPIISKELKPLLLSHIKENSKVKEIFIDTINCVDNHIHMLISLGTEQTIAKIAMLIKGESSFWVNKQKIIKQKFEWQDEYIALSVSESAIDIVRKYILNQEEHHKKKTFSEEYDEFLEINGLSKSNFG, encoded by the coding sequence ATGCCATACACTAAAGTAATGATACATTTTATTTGGGCAACAAAGTACAGAATGCCGATAATTTCAAAAGAATTAAAGCCATTACTTTTATCACATATAAAGGAAAATAGTAAAGTCAAAGAAATTTTTATCGATACTATAAATTGTGTTGATAACCATATTCACATGCTTATTTCATTAGGTACTGAGCAAACTATTGCAAAAATTGCTATGCTAATAAAGGGAGAATCTTCATTTTGGGTAAATAAGCAAAAAATAATTAAGCAGAAATTTGAATGGCAAGATGAATATATTGCTTTATCTGTAAGCGAATCAGCTATTGATATTGTTAGGAAATATATTTTGAATCAAGAAGAACATCATAAAAAGAAAACATTTTCTGAAGAATATGATGAGTTTTTGGAAATAAATGGATTAAGCAAAAGCAATTTTGGCTAA